One window of Leptotrichia sp. oral taxon 498 genomic DNA carries:
- the lptB gene encoding LPS export ABC transporter ATP-binding protein → MARKISIEADSLKKIYKKREVVKNVSLAMEKGEVVGLLGPNGAGKTTTFYMITGIVRPNYGRVMYNGQEITNFPMYKRARLGLGYLPQEASVFRNLTVEENIISVLEMRKVRKKERIDRMQSLIEEFKLSHVAKSLGYALSGGERRRVEIARTISTNPDFILLDEPFAGVDPIAVEDIQNIIIQLKERGLGVLITDHNVRETLRITERAYIMAEGTILISGTGEQIAANETARRIYLGDKFKLD, encoded by the coding sequence ATGGCCAGAAAAATCAGTATAGAAGCTGATAGTTTAAAAAAAATATATAAAAAGAGAGAAGTTGTTAAAAATGTCAGCCTTGCAATGGAAAAAGGTGAAGTTGTGGGACTACTTGGTCCAAATGGTGCTGGAAAGACGACGACGTTTTATATGATTACGGGAATTGTTAGACCAAATTATGGTCGTGTCATGTACAATGGACAAGAAATTACAAATTTTCCAATGTATAAGAGAGCAAGGCTTGGGCTTGGGTATTTGCCGCAAGAAGCTTCAGTCTTTAGAAATTTGACGGTTGAAGAAAATATAATTTCGGTTTTGGAAATGCGGAAAGTGAGAAAGAAAGAAAGAATTGACAGAATGCAGAGTCTTATTGAAGAATTTAAATTGTCGCATGTGGCGAAAAGTTTAGGTTACGCACTGTCAGGTGGGGAGAGAAGAAGAGTGGAAATTGCCAGAACAATTTCTACAAATCCAGATTTTATACTGCTTGATGAACCTTTTGCGGGAGTTGACCCGATTGCTGTGGAAGACATTCAAAACATAATAATTCAGTTAAAGGAGCGGGGACTTGGAGTTTTGATTACTGACCATAATGTGCGTGAAACACTTAGAATCACGGAAAGAGCGTATATAATGGCAGAAGGAACAATCCTGATTTCTGGAACAGGTGAACAAATTGCGGCTAATGAAACTGCTAGAAGAATTTATTTGGGAGATAAATTCAAGTTGGATTAA
- a CDS encoding cellulase family glycosylhydrolase, which translates to MSFSIMAENTGNVSFSVSEIKSNNDILLKCSNMAGENAQGTGITENNGNNIFLKCINSETGSENIIGTNKISSQNILLKCLNTSESTEDELTKDVNTAEKLLKCSNIVRIIKIDELSQIESANAVQLKCSNTVTNNIVLKCSGISENLLKKETTINSGTVNTTEITLKCSNIVKVIDGNEVFSDNLENYDAVILNCTDTTEKNSNIIGNIAQPKVNIGSLGGNIGGKVPVGPIIGGVAGASAVGAIAGGIGHHKGGGKDGNPGHQNGRNDDGKDDNSNPKKQKKDDTKIHNVKGIGIQPVNPFWRSNLREAEDSYSKIAGVGFQWVRITASWHRIQSSKNGRYDWQDIDDAVALAKKYNLKVLMQISGAPEWATGADKLSAAEKNALNARKIWVASFAPLQQYDNDFSNFVTALVKRYASQGVIDYEFWNEPGNPEFWHDTIQNPRPNPEHYTDLLKIAYTAAHDAHNDVNVMAGGMTVGNSNSSTGYVGPMEFLERMYRAGAKGYFDGLSHHPYGIYARTFRDNGWANMIGDIVAPGGGEKTLYQIMSEHGDGNKKIWITEVGIDAAYPGVEETKQANVISKILDQYQKSNIYGPLIFYQAKDRKPYITSGILDRDSNGDGWLDVNIDTNGDGVPDANIDTDHNGRPDILDAADPENYFGIWKSDGTEKKAVDVIRRFINNNHPAPAPTPAPLTNGCDSATDASGQWKSVKCWEFKDRNIPSDWVSKRIINHLGSHLTYLPSSISLDGDHAILTTRRHCVNRKGDPLTDANATTGVCPAGKVTQYSSGRLESGNIVDASKPFRAEIRAKMNWNHLQGMRTALWMQKQRNDVDTPACKVPGGNAPYGSLLILEWFSSTPSYAWPATNISCYYSQVNHEWTPRGFTHRLENIVGGHTTSLTHEWHVWAIEFDGTKVRYYMDGRLIPVVHYRIKDAQRISVVDNTRYDQYGNYLSTMPDEDFSKLNIPSALVKQGFENDRWHFIINDYVEWEPALNPPSEHSPFPVQTTEIDYVRLYQK; encoded by the coding sequence ATGAGTTTTTCGATAATGGCTGAAAATACAGGCAATGTGTCTTTTTCAGTAAGTGAAATAAAATCAAATAATGATATATTGTTAAAATGTTCAAATATGGCGGGGGAAAATGCACAAGGAACTGGAATAACTGAAAATAACGGCAATAATATATTTTTAAAATGTATAAATTCTGAAACTGGCAGTGAAAATATTATTGGAACAAATAAAATAAGTTCTCAAAATATATTGCTGAAATGTTTAAATACAAGTGAAAGCACGGAAGATGAACTGACAAAAGATGTAAATACAGCTGAAAAGCTTTTAAAATGTTCAAATATAGTTAGAATAATTAAAATAGATGAATTATCTCAAATTGAAAGTGCCAATGCGGTACAATTGAAATGTTCAAATACAGTAACAAATAACATAGTTTTAAAGTGTTCAGGTATATCTGAAAATCTTCTAAAAAAGGAAACAACGATAAATAGTGGAACAGTAAATACAACTGAAATCACATTAAAATGTTCAAATATAGTTAAAGTTATTGATGGAAATGAAGTTTTTTCAGATAATTTAGAAAATTATGATGCAGTAATATTAAACTGTACAGATACAACAGAAAAAAACAGCAATATTATTGGCAATATCGCGCAGCCAAAAGTAAATATAGGATCATTAGGAGGCAACATAGGAGGAAAAGTTCCTGTAGGGCCTATTATTGGCGGAGTGGCAGGAGCTTCTGCTGTCGGAGCGATTGCTGGTGGAATCGGGCATCACAAAGGTGGTGGCAAAGATGGAAACCCTGGACATCAAAACGGTAGAAATGATGATGGCAAAGATGATAATTCTAATCCTAAAAAACAAAAAAAAGATGATACAAAAATTCATAATGTGAAGGGAATTGGAATACAGCCTGTCAATCCATTTTGGAGAAGTAATCTTAGAGAAGCCGAAGACTCTTATTCCAAAATAGCAGGAGTAGGATTTCAGTGGGTAAGAATTACAGCTTCGTGGCATAGAATCCAGTCTTCAAAAAATGGAAGATACGACTGGCAGGATATAGATGATGCTGTTGCTCTTGCCAAAAAATATAACTTGAAAGTCTTAATGCAAATAAGCGGTGCTCCCGAATGGGCAACAGGAGCAGACAAACTTTCAGCTGCTGAAAAAAATGCGTTAAATGCAAGAAAAATCTGGGTAGCATCATTTGCGCCACTTCAGCAGTATGATAACGATTTTTCAAATTTTGTAACTGCATTGGTAAAAAGATACGCTTCACAGGGAGTAATTGACTATGAATTTTGGAATGAACCAGGGAATCCAGAATTTTGGCACGATACGATTCAAAATCCTAGACCGAATCCTGAACATTATACTGATTTACTAAAAATAGCGTATACAGCAGCACATGATGCTCATAATGATGTAAATGTTATGGCAGGTGGAATGACGGTAGGAAACAGCAATAGTTCAACAGGATATGTTGGACCTATGGAATTTTTAGAAAGAATGTACAGAGCTGGGGCAAAAGGCTATTTCGATGGTTTATCGCACCATCCTTACGGAATTTATGCCAGAACTTTTCGAGATAATGGCTGGGCAAACATGATAGGCGACATTGTAGCACCTGGAGGAGGAGAAAAAACATTATATCAGATAATGTCAGAACACGGTGATGGAAATAAAAAAATATGGATAACAGAAGTGGGAATAGATGCTGCTTATCCAGGTGTTGAAGAAACAAAACAAGCTAATGTGATAAGTAAAATTTTAGATCAATATCAAAAATCAAATATATATGGGCCTCTTATTTTTTATCAGGCAAAAGACAGAAAGCCTTACATTACTTCGGGAATATTAGATAGGGACAGTAATGGCGATGGATGGCTTGACGTAAATATTGATACAAATGGAGATGGCGTTCCTGATGCGAACATTGATACTGATCATAATGGACGTCCTGATATACTGGATGCAGCAGATCCTGAAAATTATTTTGGAATTTGGAAATCAGATGGCACTGAAAAAAAAGCAGTAGATGTAATCCGAAGATTCATTAATAATAATCATCCGGCACCAGCACCTACTCCAGCTCCACTTACAAATGGATGTGATAGTGCAACTGATGCTTCGGGACAATGGAAGAGTGTAAAATGTTGGGAATTTAAAGACAGAAATATTCCTTCTGACTGGGTAAGTAAAAGAATTATCAATCATTTGGGTAGCCATTTGACTTATTTGCCAAGCAGCATCAGTTTAGATGGTGATCACGCAATACTTACTACACGACGTCATTGTGTTAACAGAAAAGGCGATCCTTTAACTGATGCAAATGCAACTACAGGTGTATGCCCTGCAGGTAAAGTTACTCAGTATTCAAGTGGTAGACTAGAATCTGGCAATATTGTAGATGCCTCTAAACCGTTCCGAGCAGAAATACGAGCTAAAATGAATTGGAATCACTTGCAAGGAATGCGTACGGCCCTTTGGATGCAGAAACAGCGAAATGATGTGGATACACCTGCCTGCAAAGTTCCTGGTGGAAATGCTCCTTATGGTTCATTATTAATTTTGGAATGGTTTTCAAGTACTCCTAGTTATGCGTGGCCTGCAACTAATATCAGCTGTTATTACAGCCAAGTCAATCATGAATGGACACCGCGTGGCTTTACACACCGTTTGGAAAATATTGTTGGTGGACATACTACGTCACTGACACATGAATGGCACGTTTGGGCAATTGAGTTTGATGGAACAAAAGTACGTTATTATATGGATGGAAGGTTGATTCCTGTGGTTCATTACCGTATTAAGGATGCTCAACGTATCAGTGTAGTTGATAATACTAGGTATGACCAATATGGCAATTATCTTTCTACCATGCCAGATGAAGACTTTAGCAAGCTGAATATTCCTTCTGCTTTAGTTAAACAAGGATTTGAGAATGATAGATGGCATTTTATTATTAATGACTACGTGGAATGGGAACCGGCATTGAATCCACCTTCTGAGCATTCTCCGTTCCCAGTTCAAACTACAGAGATTGATTATGTGCGTTTGTACCAGAAATAG
- the alaS gene encoding alanine--tRNA ligase yields the protein MTGNELRKSFIDYFKTKEHKHFESASLIPDDKSLLLTVAGMVPFKPFFLGEKQAPFPRITTYQKCIRTNDLENVGRTPRHHTFFEMLGNFSFGDYFKKEAIEWSWEYITKVLKLDPERLYVSVFTTDDEAYEIWNKHIGVPAERIVRLGEEDNWWAAGPIGSCGPCSEIYYDTLRMGENNEEINCKPGDEGDRFLEIWNLVFTEWNRLEDGSLVPLPQKNIDTGAGLERIASVVQNKDNNFETDIFMPIIRGIEKVLDIKKEDFDITVKVIADHIRASVFLIADGVLPSNEGRGYILRKIIRRAFGAGIVAKQNLEITKDDLFLYKLVPYVVENMKEAYPELVEKQEYIEKVLRIEQERFALTLKNGIEMLTEEIEKMDKEGTKKLSADASFKLYDTFGLPFELTELILENQGYEVSEEEFNQKLEEQVKRSKNSRVTVSDMIKDDFIDKFFEEHGKTEFTGYEKFEDKGKILHIAKSEGISGYEVIFDRTPFYAESGGQVADTGIITSGEFEGKVVNVVKKHDVFIHQVEIVKGIAPAVGAEVKMKIDADRRKDIQRNHTATHILHKVLRENLGTHVEQSGSLVDDEKLRFDFSHYEAIEPEMIEKIEKAVNDIILSNLKVKIDFENIEDAKKRGAMALFSDKYGDVVRVVEIDGYSIELCGGAHVKSTGEIGLFNIESESGIASGTRRITATTGHASLKYVNKLEEKLRKVAGMLKTDGKNVVDVVEKYIAEAKSIVKEYEQLQTKLVKYEINELLENVDEINGIKVLKAAFENKDVNELKEIVDRGKEKLQSGIIILGTNNGGKAIFVVGVTKDLISKVKAGEIVKVAAQVAGGNGGGRPDFAQAGGKDGNAVKEAVDKAFEFVNEKL from the coding sequence ATGACAGGAAATGAATTAAGAAAAAGTTTTATTGATTATTTTAAAACTAAAGAGCATAAACACTTTGAAAGTGCATCGCTGATACCTGATGACAAAAGTTTGCTTTTGACAGTCGCAGGAATGGTTCCTTTTAAACCATTTTTCTTGGGAGAAAAACAAGCGCCATTTCCAAGGATTACAACTTATCAAAAATGTATAAGAACAAATGATTTGGAGAATGTTGGGAGAACGCCTAGACATCACACTTTTTTTGAAATGCTTGGAAATTTCTCGTTTGGGGATTATTTCAAGAAAGAAGCGATTGAATGGTCTTGGGAATACATAACAAAAGTTTTGAAATTAGATCCTGAAAGACTTTATGTATCAGTATTTACGACGGATGACGAAGCGTATGAAATTTGGAATAAACATATTGGAGTTCCAGCTGAGAGAATAGTTCGGCTTGGTGAAGAAGATAATTGGTGGGCAGCAGGGCCTATTGGTTCTTGTGGTCCGTGTAGTGAAATTTACTACGATACTCTAAGAATGGGGGAAAATAACGAAGAGATTAACTGCAAGCCGGGAGATGAAGGAGACAGATTTTTAGAAATCTGGAATCTTGTGTTTACTGAGTGGAATAGACTTGAAGATGGAAGTTTGGTGCCACTTCCGCAAAAAAATATTGATACAGGAGCAGGACTTGAAAGAATTGCTTCAGTTGTGCAAAATAAAGATAATAACTTTGAAACTGATATATTTATGCCAATAATAAGAGGAATTGAAAAAGTTTTGGACATAAAAAAAGAAGATTTTGATATTACGGTAAAAGTTATTGCAGATCATATAAGAGCATCGGTGTTTTTAATAGCGGATGGAGTTTTGCCATCAAATGAAGGTCGTGGATATATTTTAAGAAAAATTATAAGAAGAGCATTTGGTGCTGGAATTGTTGCAAAGCAGAATTTAGAAATAACAAAAGATGATCTGTTTTTGTATAAATTAGTGCCTTATGTCGTGGAAAATATGAAAGAGGCTTATCCAGAATTAGTTGAAAAACAAGAATATATTGAAAAAGTTTTAAGAATTGAGCAAGAAAGATTTGCATTAACATTGAAAAATGGAATCGAAATGCTAACTGAAGAAATTGAAAAAATGGATAAAGAGGGAACTAAAAAACTTTCTGCAGATGCTTCGTTTAAATTATACGACACATTTGGACTTCCATTTGAATTGACAGAATTAATTTTGGAAAATCAAGGATATGAAGTTTCTGAAGAAGAATTTAACCAAAAATTAGAAGAACAAGTAAAAAGATCAAAAAATAGCAGAGTTACAGTTTCAGATATGATAAAAGATGACTTTATTGATAAATTCTTTGAAGAACACGGAAAAACTGAATTTACAGGATATGAAAAATTTGAAGATAAAGGAAAAATTTTGCATATTGCTAAAAGTGAAGGAATTTCAGGGTATGAAGTAATTTTTGATAGAACTCCATTTTATGCAGAATCAGGAGGACAAGTTGCAGATACAGGAATTATCACTTCTGGAGAATTTGAAGGAAAAGTTGTAAATGTTGTGAAAAAACATGATGTGTTTATTCATCAAGTAGAGATTGTAAAAGGAATTGCTCCAGCAGTTGGCGCAGAAGTAAAAATGAAAATTGATGCGGATCGTAGAAAAGATATCCAAAGAAACCATACTGCAACACATATTTTACATAAAGTTTTAAGAGAAAATTTAGGAACTCACGTTGAGCAATCTGGTTCGCTTGTAGACGATGAAAAATTGAGATTTGACTTTTCACATTATGAAGCAATTGAGCCAGAAATGATTGAAAAAATCGAAAAAGCTGTAAATGACATTATTTTATCTAACTTGAAAGTTAAAATTGATTTTGAAAATATTGAAGATGCGAAAAAAAGAGGAGCGATGGCACTTTTCTCTGATAAATATGGAGATGTAGTTCGTGTTGTTGAAATTGACGGATATTCAATCGAACTTTGTGGAGGTGCACACGTTAAATCTACTGGAGAAATCGGATTATTCAATATCGAATCTGAAAGTGGAATCGCATCAGGAACTCGTAGAATTACAGCGACAACTGGACATGCAAGTTTGAAATATGTTAATAAACTTGAAGAAAAATTAAGAAAAGTTGCTGGAATGTTGAAGACTGATGGAAAAAATGTGGTTGATGTTGTAGAGAAATATATTGCAGAAGCTAAAAGTATCGTAAAAGAATATGAGCAATTACAAACTAAATTAGTAAAATATGAAATCAATGAATTACTTGAAAATGTAGATGAAATAAATGGAATAAAAGTATTAAAAGCTGCATTTGAAAATAAAGATGTAAATGAATTAAAAGAAATCGTAGATAGAGGAAAAGAAAAACTTCAATCTGGAATTATTATTTTGGGAACAAATAATGGTGGAAAAGCGATTTTCGTAGTCGGAGTTACAAAAGACTTAATTTCAAAAGTAAAAGCTGGAGAAATCGTAAAAGTTGCAGCTCAAGTTGCTGGTGGAAACGGTGGAGGAAGACCTGATTTTGCACAAGCTGGTGGAAAAGATGGAAATGCTGTAAAAGAAGCTGTTGATAAAGCATTTGAGTTTGTAAATGAAAAATTATAA
- a CDS encoding LptA/OstA family protein: protein MWKKIIYGVLLLILIYFIYTVFFKKIPAPLDQMQKDMKAKKVVYRLKDEVIVYADEQIGSEGDEVVRFKKVIIDLVKKKMLISGKEGEVNTKTYDAILKGKVVGATKDKKWEIYTERADYKKQGDKLISPVRTKLVNNVDKTVSESDKVETTTTFQDIVATGHVSYINNKDKKKITTDKMTYNDPTKVSIAEGHVVYTEEKTKRTLTADKMRYDQINQIGNAEGNVHYKDPENKLDAQKADYYMKDDENERVEGFGNVVYTGKESVVKADTAVYFIKKKQINGNGHVVYIGKESVVTADSAVYLVDKKQVDGRGHVVYTGKTMIITGDHVFYDKVAQIINGDGNGTYNYLPRKTTGTYRSGVYNLKARTMTTNDYYTVNYDDYKMDGTGLVYSFATGDATMNGPFNVRKQNFTVHGENGTMNTISKDIYANKMVMTSVQGDRISADKGQGSFEKKEFRFDGHVTGKIRGNVKDLANDPRPLVESEAVHFRGNTAKVYFVKHKKGNNMSITRTEIKQNVHMTYKDITLDSQYNEMDSLRNLILARDKVMVDFKNSTKMTSNYLYMDMNKQEGYARNNVKIVSTLPQFKTINTSADKAIIYLKDKKIRLNGNVVTYQGKTIISSKEATYDIRNRVLENYGNIQMQYELNNGGFEQNKSDPKNVAAVQEVINKLSFNEENGRAVLPKAMTASNGVPVSIKWKSSNSALMSVTGKVNKSFYGGKTQEVAINAKAKAGTDTAEKNFNKSVSSESTKEMLTRAADNIYFPENGENLPSTVKINVHKKAIDVPVKWSKNGKKHTATLDYDGVQYEKDFEKEE from the coding sequence ATGTGGAAAAAAATAATTTATGGAGTATTGCTTTTAATATTGATATACTTTATATATACCGTGTTTTTTAAAAAAATTCCAGCGCCATTAGATCAGATGCAAAAAGATATGAAAGCTAAAAAAGTTGTGTATAGACTAAAAGATGAAGTGATAGTTTATGCCGATGAACAAATTGGTTCTGAGGGTGATGAAGTTGTAAGATTTAAAAAAGTTATAATTGATTTGGTTAAGAAAAAAATGCTTATTTCTGGAAAAGAAGGGGAAGTAAATACAAAAACTTACGATGCAATTTTGAAAGGAAAAGTTGTGGGAGCGACAAAAGATAAAAAATGGGAAATCTATACCGAGAGGGCAGATTATAAAAAACAAGGTGATAAGTTAATTTCTCCAGTTCGGACAAAACTTGTAAACAATGTTGATAAAACCGTTTCTGAATCGGATAAAGTCGAAACGACGACAACTTTTCAAGATATAGTTGCGACAGGACATGTGAGTTATATAAACAACAAAGATAAAAAGAAAATAACAACAGACAAAATGACTTATAACGATCCAACAAAAGTAAGTATTGCAGAGGGGCATGTTGTCTATACAGAAGAAAAGACTAAAAGAACGCTGACTGCGGATAAAATGCGATATGATCAGATTAACCAAATAGGAAATGCAGAAGGAAATGTACATTATAAAGATCCTGAAAACAAATTGGATGCTCAAAAGGCGGATTATTATATGAAAGACGACGAGAACGAAAGAGTAGAAGGCTTTGGAAACGTTGTTTATACTGGAAAAGAAAGTGTTGTTAAAGCAGATACAGCTGTGTATTTTATCAAGAAAAAACAAATTAATGGAAATGGACATGTCGTTTATATAGGAAAAGAAAGCGTCGTTACAGCGGATAGTGCAGTATATCTTGTCGATAAAAAGCAAGTTGATGGAAGAGGACATGTCGTTTATACTGGAAAAACAATGATAATTACCGGAGACCATGTCTTTTATGACAAAGTTGCCCAAATAATAAATGGTGATGGAAATGGAACTTATAATTATTTGCCACGAAAGACGACAGGAACTTACAGAAGCGGAGTTTATAATTTGAAAGCACGAACTATGACAACAAACGATTATTATACAGTTAATTATGATGACTATAAAATGGATGGAACAGGACTTGTGTATAGCTTTGCCACTGGAGACGCGACGATGAACGGACCTTTTAACGTGAGAAAACAAAATTTTACGGTACATGGAGAAAATGGTACGATGAATACAATTTCTAAAGACATTTACGCAAATAAAATGGTTATGACAAGTGTTCAAGGGGATAGAATTTCAGCGGATAAAGGTCAAGGAAGTTTTGAGAAAAAAGAATTTAGATTTGATGGACATGTAACTGGGAAAATTCGTGGAAATGTAAAAGATTTGGCAAATGATCCAAGACCGCTTGTGGAATCGGAAGCTGTACATTTTAGAGGAAATACTGCAAAAGTTTATTTTGTTAAACATAAAAAAGGAAATAATATGAGTATCACCCGTACTGAAATTAAACAAAATGTTCATATGACTTACAAGGATATTACGCTTGATTCACAGTATAATGAAATGGATTCACTAAGAAACTTGATTCTTGCAAGAGACAAAGTAATGGTTGACTTTAAAAATAGTACCAAAATGACTTCAAATTACTTGTATATGGATATGAATAAACAGGAGGGTTATGCTAGAAACAATGTTAAAATTGTAAGTACATTGCCACAGTTTAAAACGATTAATACAAGTGCTGACAAAGCAATTATTTATTTAAAGGACAAAAAGATAAGATTAAATGGAAATGTTGTGACTTATCAGGGAAAAACAATAATTTCTTCTAAAGAAGCAACATATGACATAAGAAATAGAGTGCTTGAAAATTATGGAAATATTCAAATGCAATATGAATTGAATAATGGCGGATTTGAGCAAAATAAATCAGATCCTAAAAATGTGGCGGCAGTGCAGGAAGTTATAAATAAATTATCCTTTAATGAAGAAAATGGAAGAGCAGTTTTACCGAAAGCGATGACAGCTTCAAATGGAGTGCCTGTTTCGATAAAATGGAAATCTTCGAATTCAGCACTTATGTCAGTTACTGGAAAAGTCAACAAATCATTTTACGGTGGAAAAACTCAAGAAGTTGCAATTAATGCAAAAGCCAAAGCTGGAACTGACACGGCTGAGAAAAACTTTAATAAGTCAGTGTCGTCTGAGAGTACAAAAGAGATGCTGACTCGTGCAGCGGACAACATTTATTTTCCGGAAAATGGAGAAAATTTGCCGTCGACTGTAAAAATAAATGTTCATAAAAAAGCGATAGATGTGCCAGTAAAATGGTCTAAAAATGGTAAAAAGCACACAGCAACATTAGATTATGACGGAGTTCAATATGAAAAAGATTTTGAAAAAGAAGAATAA